From Podospora bellae-mahoneyi strain CBS 112042 chromosome 5, whole genome shotgun sequence:
CACCATGGCAGCCATCACTCCCGAGCAGATCGCCATTGTCAAGGCGACAGCGCCAGTCCTCAAAGAACACGGCgtaaccatcaccaccaccttctacaacaacctcatcggAGATGTTCCAGCACTTCACAACTTtttcagcaccaccagccaaacaACAGGTCGACAGCCACGAGCACTTGCCGGCGCTGTTCTGGCTTATGCGACGTATATCGACGACCTCCCCAAGCTGACACATGCCGTGGAACGCATCGCCCACAAGCATGTTTCCCTCCAAGTAACCCCTGAGCAATACGACATCGTCGGAAAGTACCTGATCCAAGCCATCGGTCAAGTCCTCGGTGACGCAGCCACCGCCGACATCGTCGACGCCTGGATTGCCGCCTATGGTGTCCTTGCCCAGGTCTTCATCAACCGCGAAGGCGAGATGTACAAGTCGAACGCCGCCGACGGCTGGGTCGGCTGGCGCAAGTTCCGCATCACCCAGAAGGTACCAGAGAGCAGCACCATCACGAGCTTCTATCTCGCCCCCAGCGATGGGGCCACGCCACTACCCAAGTACATGCCGGGTCAGTACGTCAGCTTGCAGGTGCCGGTGCCCGAGCTTGGGTACCTGCAGAGCAGACAGTACAGCCTGAGCGAAGCGCCGAGAAAGGGAGAGTACTACCGCATCAGCGTCAAGCGAGAGGAGGCCCTCGAGCCGAGCGCCCCTGCCCTTGTTTCCAACATGTTGCACGACCAGTACGCCGTGGGCGACGAGGTCGAGCTGTCGCATCCACAGGGCGAGTTCTTTGTGGACCCCCAGGACGCAAGCAAGGAGGGTGTCCCGGTCGTTTTGGTATCCGCCGGCGTTGGTGCGACACCGCTCAAGGCcatccttgacagcctcGTGTCTGCGGGGTCCAAGAGACCAGCATCATGGATCCATTCATCACGATCGAGCGCGGCACAGCCGTTTGCTGACGATATCCGGCGTATCTGTCGCGAGAACGAGAACGTGTCGGCCAATGTGTTCCTGCGCACGCTTGGCCCTGAGGACCGCGCTGGGGTACACTACGAGTTTGGAGACATGCGGCTGGATCTGGCAAAGTTGGACAAGGAGCGCGGTTTGTTCCTGGGTGACTCTCGAGCCGAGTACTACATTTGTGGTCCCGAGGCATTCATGATCGATGTTCGCCGCACATTGCTCGAGCAGGGTGTCGACAGGTCGAGGATATTCCTGGAGCTCTTTGCGACGGGTGATGTCAGCGACGAGGAAGCAAAATAGTGAACGATTGGGATAGGAACTAGGTAGAGGGTATTGTAGCATATGGAGTACTCACCTCGAGAATAAGCACATCTTCTGACACCTAGATTGGATGCGCGTAGCCGTTGACaggttgatggttgatgcTAGACTCACACAACTTTCGAAGACGACATAGGTGTAGGTGACAATCTGGACCGCGGACGTGCTGAAGCAAGCCACGGCATGGTGCCCCTGCGTTGTAGGTGCTGAAGCCCCACTATCAATGGCGTTCGGGTGGCTGAGAGCCCTGGCAGCAGTGGCAATTTGGGCTTGGAGGCCCTCAATGATGTCTTCAACATCTTGTTGTTTCTGATACATTGCAGACCACGTCAGCTCCCACCTCCAATTCCACGGCATAAGACTTCTTGATTTCAAATCAAGAGTTTGAAGCCATACGACACAGTTCAGCTGCGCGTTATTTCCGCCCCTTTTTTGGTCGTGCTATGCTCGGCTCCTGTTTCCATCACACAGAAACCCAACTGAAGTTCCAGCATGCCAGAAGCCTCGTCGCCCAGCACCCCCGCTGTTGCTATACACGACGCCATTCATCGTTGCCTCGGAACCGCTATTTAACCCGAGTAGTGAGGGGATTAGCATCTCTCACGGGATGTCTTGTGCCTCCTGACTCTCAGCTGTGAAAAACCGGGCCGAGTCTTGTCAGGAGGACTGTTCCCTGCAAACAGCCAGTGTTGAAGCTCTTGGAAGGTTGCGCGAGGAGTTGCTGGCTGAGACCTCGGTAGAAGCATGTCGAAGATGGCACTTTCTGATCTTGACTGATCCTGGCAGACGTCAAGCTGAATGCTTTAAGGGCGAATCTGGAACCAGAATCCCTTTGCCCCCAGGTCACACAGCGTTGAGATTTGCGTGTAACATTGCCAAGCTCCTTTGTGCGGGCCGAACCGAGCTGGCGGGTTCGATCGCCTCTCCAAGCCACAACATCCCTTTGTGTTCTTTGCTTCTGCCAGTTCATAGGCTTATGTGGGCTACTAATACCTCCAACCGAGTGCCCGGTGGACTGTGGTGTGGTCAATGGCCATAAGTCTTGATATATCTGTATATTGTCCGAACTAATAACGAACGTTTGTGGGGATGAGTCCCGAATCTCCGGTGTGTTTTTCTCGAACATATTACGGAGGACGCGTGGGATTTCTTCCGGCCGAAACGATTGAGCGTGCTTCAGTTGCAGCCCCGGCCGGAGCTTCATTCACGTAAGCGTCTTCCAGTACTGCTGATCCTTCACAACTAACCAGCCGTTATCCTGTCCCGCTCGTCCATCATGTCACCTTATCACAGCCGGCATCTTGATACGATGGCTCGAATGCTAAAATGCCCAGTTCGGTTGTATTTCGGCGGCCGGCTTCCCCGTCTTTGACTGGTGACTGGTGACCCGGCGATCATGACTGCTAATTGGGGAGACCTAACGGATATAGCGGTACACATTGACCTCACCAAGAGTTGGTTGGTGTTTTCCCGATCAGGTAGTCCCGCGGCTGCTGTCAGATACGATTGCGATCCGTGATCGACAAGGGGAGCTGGTCTTTCCCAGCAGCCTACCTTGGGTTGCCGTGCGCTGGAGGGCGTTGCGGTAGAACGTAGGGCCGTCCAAATCACCTCGGAGTCTCAAGCAGGTACAACGGCGGCCGATGACACAAGACGCCCCCTTGCCACTCGCACAAACATGACGACGGGAGCAGCCCCTTCGCATCCTGGACATGGATTGTTAGAGATTAAGCCGTGCCTGATACCGTCCACAAGCAGCATTGCATGCCGTATCTGGTACCACTCCCTGGCATGTGTCATGCGTCTCCGATGTTGCCTTGCTGCACCAGCTCGTGGCCCATCTTCGAGCTAAACCCCGCTGGGCCATCAGTCATCGGCTTCATCCTTACACCACTCCCAGACAGGACCACAATGTCTGCCCCGAGTCCGTTTTGGGCTATTGAATTCTGTATCTTCCTTGGCACGTGTACACGATGTGGCACTCTGCATCGATGCTTGGTTCCTGGACTAGATTGGATGGAGGTTCTGGAGGGCTCGCCTTCAGCCTTCCCAGACGAAAGGTCTCGCACACGGAAAGGGAACCTGGGTTCGACAAGGCACTGTGAGAGATGGATGCCTTGTTGCATTTAATTTCAGATGTCTCTCTCAGTTGGCAGCACCATGATGGAGACTTGTCCTAGGTAGCACGGGGAAACCCAAAAGGCCATCCCCAAACCATGATTCTCACAAGTAACCTTCTGTCCTTCCGTCGCGAGCATTGAGGTGGGATGCTCTTTGAGGAAAGACACAGACTGGCTCCATCGTTCCTGGGAAGCACCGGTCGCCGTCACGCCTTTTCGTTCTGCTGCTCGGCTTAGGCCAACTGACCGCTGCCAAGTATTTCACCTGCCCCTTCCACCAATCCCCCACACTGTAGTTGTTCTTGTGGAGGTAGCTTGCGGTCGCCATCGTCATaggtggtgaggagatcATCCTGT
This genomic window contains:
- a CDS encoding hypothetical protein (antiSMASH:Cluster_2; EggNog:ENOG503NWBB; SMCOG1094:ferredoxin; COG:C) — translated: MAAITPEQIAIVKATAPVLKEHGVTITTTFYNNLIGDVPALHNFFSTTSQTTGRQPRALAGAVLAYATYIDDLPKLTHAVERIAHKHVSLQVTPEQYDIVGKYLIQAIGQVLGDAATADIVDAWIAAYGVLAQVFINREGEMYKSNAADGWVGWRKFRITQKVPESSTITSFYLAPSDGATPLPKYMPGQYVSLQVPVPELGYLQSRQYSLSEAPRKGEYYRISVKREEALEPSAPALVSNMLHDQYAVGDEVELSHPQGEFFVDPQDASKEGVPVVLVSAGVGATPLKAILDSLVSAGSKRPASWIHSSRSSAAQPFADDIRRICRENENVSANVFLRTLGPEDRAGVHYEFGDMRLDLAKLDKERGLFLGDSRAEYYICGPEAFMIDVRRTLLEQGVDRSRIFLELFATGDVSDEEAK